A stretch of Synechococcus sp. WH 8020 DNA encodes these proteins:
- a CDS encoding thiol-disulfide oxidoreductase DCC family protein, translating into MSEPSLTLLYDGACPLCLREVRFLKRRDLHGKLAFVDIDQSAYDPDQWQGISYRSAMARIHAIRSDGEILKDVAVFREAYRCVGLGWIYAPTQWPLIGTLIDQIYALWAAQRLRLTRRASLNELCQCKRNEP; encoded by the coding sequence ATGAGTGAACCAAGTCTCACTCTTTTGTACGACGGTGCTTGTCCGCTGTGTCTTCGTGAAGTCAGGTTTTTGAAACGCCGAGATCTACACGGAAAACTTGCGTTTGTCGATATCGATCAGTCTGCATATGATCCTGACCAATGGCAGGGAATTAGTTATCGAAGTGCGATGGCTCGCATTCATGCCATTCGCTCTGATGGAGAGATTCTTAAGGATGTGGCAGTGTTTCGAGAGGCATATCGCTGCGTTGGCCTTGGTTGGATCTATGCACCAACCCAATGGCCCCTAATTGGAACTTTGATTGATCAAATCTATGCACTATGGGCTGCACAACGTTTACGACTAACTAGGCGTGCAAGTCTCAATGAATTATGTCAATGCAAACGAAACGAACCATAA
- the folP gene encoding dihydropteroate synthase, translated as MRWPKDWGTRTAVMGVINLTPDSFSDGGQFNQLEKALAQASRQIACGADCLDLGAQSTRPNAMEVGADEELKRLLPTLRAIRAAHPKVLISVDTFLARVANKALEAGADWINDVSGGRRDSEMLSLIADAGCPFVLMHSRGTSQTMDHCTDYGDQGVVQGVLGELRAATNCALKAGVHCDQLLWDPGLGFAKTTAQNLTLLQQLDTLVAEGIPLLIGPSRKRFIGAVLDEPRARARLWGTAAVCARAVDAGVAVLRVHDVGPIHQVVTMASAIASDR; from the coding sequence ATGCGCTGGCCGAAGGATTGGGGCACGCGCACTGCCGTGATGGGAGTGATCAACCTCACTCCTGATTCCTTTAGCGATGGTGGTCAATTCAATCAATTAGAGAAGGCATTGGCTCAGGCATCGCGACAGATCGCTTGCGGGGCTGATTGTTTGGATCTGGGAGCTCAAAGCACCAGGCCTAATGCCATGGAAGTGGGAGCGGATGAGGAACTCAAGCGTCTCTTGCCAACGCTGAGGGCGATTCGTGCAGCTCACCCCAAGGTTTTGATTTCGGTTGATACCTTTCTTGCGAGAGTCGCCAACAAGGCTCTTGAGGCTGGTGCTGATTGGATTAACGATGTCAGTGGTGGACGACGTGATTCAGAGATGTTGTCTCTGATTGCCGATGCTGGCTGTCCATTTGTTCTGATGCATAGTCGCGGAACCAGCCAAACGATGGATCACTGCACGGATTACGGAGACCAAGGCGTTGTGCAAGGTGTGTTAGGCGAATTACGAGCAGCAACAAATTGTGCATTGAAGGCCGGCGTGCATTGTGACCAGTTGCTCTGGGATCCAGGTCTTGGCTTTGCCAAAACAACGGCACAAAACCTCACCCTGCTCCAACAGCTCGACACACTCGTGGCTGAGGGCATTCCTCTCTTAATAGGACCCTCGCGAAAACGTTTTATCGGGGCTGTCCTGGATGAACCAAGAGCCCGTGCCCGACTTTGGGGAACGGCAGCGGTCTGTGCCCGGGCTGTGGATGCTGGTGTGGCGGTCTTGCGTGTGCACGACGTAGGACCTATTCACCAAGTGGTGACCATGGCCTCAGCGATTGCATCGGATCGCTAG
- a CDS encoding ABC transporter ATP-binding protein, translating into MLKPSEAGFRRLIPLLRPHRRLLTIGTLCMLVFVSSQLVLMRLMGRLLPDVGSGDLKRILPVIGLVLLVFAIQKLAQFGQDSLLAGPALQVSQSLRRDLFQRLQKVQLGALEKMSSGDLTYRLTEDADRVSEVIYKTLHDSIPSALQLVAVLGYMLWLDWKLTLAILLLAPFVAWLISLFGARVMIATERSQKKVSELAGLLGEAIEGLPLVRAFAAEPWLERRFEEEIDQHRQARYNTYRLVALQHPVVGIIEVLGFATVLVLAAIRISSGDLSVPELISYLTGLVLLIDPIAHVTANYNEFQQGQSSLRRLREIEKEPSEPADPVPSIPIGRLQGNLTFDQVEFSYIPGQPVLQDFNLSIKAGQVVALVGPSGAGKTTLFSLLLRFNRVNQGQLLFDDKDLSQVCARDLRQQVALVPQRSSVFSGTIAEAIRFGREATQEQLHQAAKLANAHDFIIRLPDGYNTRLQERGTNVSGGQLQRIAIARAVLGNPAVMLLDEATSALDAEAEAAVQLGLKQAMLGRTVIVIAHRLATVQEADLIVVLEHGRISQQGSHDDLMSQGGRYRELCERQFIRINE; encoded by the coding sequence ATGCTGAAGCCATCAGAAGCGGGATTCCGCAGGTTGATTCCACTGCTGCGACCTCACAGGCGACTGCTGACGATCGGCACTCTCTGCATGCTGGTTTTTGTCAGCAGCCAACTGGTGTTGATGCGACTGATGGGCAGGCTGTTGCCCGATGTGGGATCGGGTGATCTCAAGCGAATCCTCCCGGTCATCGGACTCGTTCTGTTGGTCTTCGCGATCCAAAAACTGGCACAATTTGGCCAAGACTCTCTGCTTGCAGGACCCGCTTTACAAGTCAGCCAGTCACTGAGAAGAGACCTCTTTCAAAGGCTTCAGAAGGTGCAGCTCGGTGCCTTGGAGAAAATGTCGTCCGGGGATCTCACCTACCGGCTCACAGAAGATGCTGATCGTGTGAGCGAGGTGATTTACAAAACTCTCCACGACAGCATCCCAAGTGCTCTGCAATTGGTGGCTGTACTTGGCTACATGCTTTGGCTTGACTGGAAATTAACGCTTGCGATCCTGCTCCTCGCCCCATTTGTTGCGTGGCTGATCAGCCTGTTTGGGGCAAGGGTGATGATCGCTACTGAACGAAGTCAAAAAAAGGTCAGTGAACTGGCAGGTCTGCTGGGAGAGGCCATTGAAGGGCTACCTCTCGTCCGTGCCTTTGCCGCAGAGCCCTGGTTGGAACGCCGTTTTGAAGAAGAAATCGATCAGCACCGGCAAGCTCGCTACAACACCTATCGCCTTGTTGCCCTCCAACATCCCGTAGTCGGGATCATTGAGGTCCTGGGTTTCGCCACAGTCCTGGTCTTAGCAGCGATCAGAATCAGTAGCGGTGATCTTTCAGTCCCTGAACTGATCAGCTACCTCACTGGCTTGGTGCTGCTGATCGATCCAATCGCCCATGTCACTGCGAATTACAACGAATTTCAGCAGGGACAATCCTCACTGCGCCGTTTGCGTGAAATCGAAAAGGAACCCTCGGAACCGGCAGATCCTGTCCCGTCGATTCCTATTGGTCGCCTGCAGGGAAATTTGACCTTCGATCAAGTCGAGTTCTCTTACATACCAGGCCAACCCGTTCTTCAAGACTTCAACCTCTCCATTAAGGCCGGACAGGTGGTGGCCCTCGTTGGACCTTCAGGCGCTGGAAAAACGACGCTTTTTTCTCTACTCCTGCGGTTTAATCGCGTTAATCAAGGTCAGCTTCTTTTTGACGACAAAGATCTCAGCCAGGTCTGCGCGCGCGACCTGAGACAACAAGTGGCTCTTGTTCCCCAACGCAGCAGCGTGTTTTCTGGAACGATCGCGGAAGCCATACGATTTGGCCGAGAGGCCACGCAGGAACAGCTCCATCAAGCTGCAAAGCTTGCCAACGCCCATGACTTCATCATCCGTCTTCCAGACGGCTACAACACCCGTCTTCAAGAGCGAGGCACCAACGTTTCAGGCGGACAACTACAGCGCATTGCCATTGCGAGGGCAGTGCTTGGAAATCCAGCTGTGATGCTATTGGACGAAGCGACCAGTGCCCTTGATGCAGAGGCGGAGGCCGCTGTTCAACTTGGGCTCAAGCAAGCCATGCTGGGTCGAACCGTGATTGTGATTGCCCATCGTTTGGCAACGGTTCAAGAAGCCGATCTCATTGTTGTTCTTGAACATGGTCGAATTAGCCAACAGGGCAGCCATGACGATCTGATGAGTCAGGGCGGCAGATATCGAGAACTGTGCGAACGACAATTCATCCGCATCAACGAATGA
- a CDS encoding alanine/glycine:cation symporter family protein, with the protein MNSLLSAINGFVWGPFTLWLIGLTGLYLMLGLKFQPLLRIGFGFREAIASIRSSSGDGDVSAFKSLTTALAATIGTGNVAGVAGAIAVGGPGAVFWMWLIALVGMATKYAESLLAVHYREVDELGEHVGGPMYFIRNGLGKNWAWMGWLFAFFGALAGFGIGNGVQANAMAEALQVSFGIPPLLTGIVVASITLAVLIGGIERIGQVTQIVVPVMAAVYVIGALVILVANLDQIPGAFGLIFSNAFNGEAAAGGSLGVVIQRGIARGVFSNESGLGTAPIAQAAAKPGDPVLQGSVAMIGTFIDTIVICSMTALVIIISGLYSQADYVSGAQNVSLTINAFGAALPGFDWIVVFGTIFFTLTTILGWGYYSEKCLEYMAGVKAIRPFRFVWVAVVVFGAVASGGVIWTIAEILNGLMAIPNLIGLLLLSPVVFRLTRSYDFKTRQQSTTIS; encoded by the coding sequence GTGAATTCTCTGCTTTCTGCAATTAATGGCTTCGTTTGGGGGCCGTTCACCCTTTGGTTAATCGGCCTCACTGGCTTGTATTTAATGTTGGGGCTGAAATTTCAGCCCCTACTCCGTATTGGATTTGGTTTTCGCGAAGCGATCGCATCCATCCGCAGTAGCAGTGGTGATGGTGATGTCAGTGCCTTTAAAAGTCTGACGACTGCGTTAGCTGCGACGATTGGCACGGGAAATGTTGCAGGCGTTGCAGGAGCAATTGCGGTTGGTGGTCCTGGGGCAGTGTTCTGGATGTGGCTGATCGCCCTTGTGGGTATGGCTACGAAATATGCGGAATCACTGTTGGCAGTTCATTACCGCGAAGTGGATGAGCTTGGTGAGCATGTAGGTGGTCCGATGTATTTCATACGCAATGGACTTGGTAAAAACTGGGCATGGATGGGTTGGTTGTTTGCCTTCTTTGGTGCCCTTGCTGGATTTGGGATCGGTAATGGGGTTCAAGCCAATGCGATGGCTGAAGCCTTGCAAGTGTCGTTTGGGATCCCACCGTTGTTGACCGGCATCGTCGTCGCTTCGATCACCCTGGCGGTTCTGATTGGAGGAATTGAGAGGATTGGTCAGGTCACTCAGATTGTTGTACCTGTGATGGCAGCTGTGTATGTCATTGGAGCGCTAGTCATTCTCGTCGCCAATCTGGATCAGATTCCTGGAGCCTTTGGTCTTATTTTTTCCAATGCCTTCAATGGAGAGGCAGCTGCTGGTGGTTCACTCGGCGTGGTGATTCAGCGCGGTATTGCGCGTGGTGTGTTCTCGAATGAGTCAGGTTTGGGCACAGCGCCGATTGCTCAGGCTGCGGCAAAGCCAGGTGATCCTGTTCTTCAAGGCTCTGTGGCGATGATTGGAACGTTCATCGACACCATCGTGATCTGTTCGATGACAGCTCTTGTGATCATTATTAGCGGTTTGTACTCCCAGGCGGATTATGTTTCAGGGGCTCAAAATGTATCTCTCACAATCAATGCTTTTGGAGCTGCACTTCCTGGTTTTGATTGGATTGTTGTTTTCGGCACAATTTTCTTCACGTTGACAACAATCTTGGGATGGGGTTACTACAGCGAGAAGTGTCTTGAATATATGGCTGGGGTGAAGGCAATTCGCCCTTTCAGGTTTGTATGGGTTGCTGTTGTTGTCTTTGGTGCTGTGGCTTCAGGAGGTGTGATCTGGACGATTGCCGAGATTCTTAATGGTCTGATGGCTATCCCCAACCTGATCGGATTGCTGTTGCTTTCCCCAGTCGTATTCCGATTGACACGTTCCTACGACTTCAAGACTCGTCAACAATCAACCACAATCAGTTGA
- the tpiA gene encoding triose-phosphate isomerase — translation MRKPVIAGNWKMHMTCAQAKAWIGTFLPLIEELPNDRHLVVAPPFTAISTLAELSQGTRLELSSQNVHWEGEGAYTAEISPSMLKEHNVQYAIVGHSEPRKYFSESDEQINHRARSAQTNGLIPIVCVGESDEQRNRGEAERVIRRQVEQGLEGLDPSQLVVAYEPIWAIGTGKTCEASEANRICGLIRSWVGSPDLIIQYGGSVKPGNIDQLMGMSDIDGVLVGGASLDPEGFGRIANYIKS, via the coding sequence GTGCGCAAACCGGTGATTGCTGGCAACTGGAAAATGCACATGACCTGTGCGCAAGCCAAGGCCTGGATTGGCACGTTTCTTCCCCTGATTGAAGAGCTGCCCAATGACCGACATCTGGTGGTGGCGCCCCCGTTTACGGCGATCAGCACGCTTGCTGAGCTGAGCCAAGGAACCCGCCTTGAACTGTCCAGCCAGAACGTGCACTGGGAGGGAGAGGGCGCTTACACCGCTGAGATATCCCCGAGCATGCTCAAGGAGCACAACGTCCAATATGCAATCGTTGGCCACAGTGAGCCTCGCAAGTATTTCAGCGAGAGTGATGAACAGATCAATCACCGGGCTCGATCAGCTCAAACCAATGGCTTAATCCCGATTGTTTGTGTCGGTGAAAGCGACGAACAGCGCAATCGGGGTGAAGCGGAGCGGGTCATCCGTCGTCAGGTTGAGCAGGGCTTAGAAGGTCTGGACCCCAGCCAGCTTGTTGTGGCCTATGAGCCGATCTGGGCGATTGGTACCGGTAAAACGTGTGAAGCCAGTGAAGCCAATCGCATCTGTGGATTGATTCGTAGCTGGGTTGGCTCACCAGATTTGATCATTCAGTACGGGGGGTCGGTGAAACCAGGCAACATTGATCAGTTGATGGGCATGAGTGATATCGATGGGGTCTTGGTTGGCGGTGCCTCCCTGGATCCTGAAGGTTTCGGGCGGATCGCGAATTACATCAAGAGCTGA
- a CDS encoding RNA-binding S4 domain-containing protein: protein MAIGPIGAGMRLDQFLKWMGWVATGGEAKLRIQGGDVSVNGELEQRRGRQLKAGDRVQMGVDSAEVSDSFQAGH from the coding sequence ATGGCGATTGGACCGATTGGTGCAGGAATGAGACTTGATCAATTCCTTAAATGGATGGGCTGGGTCGCGACGGGTGGAGAAGCCAAGTTGAGGATTCAGGGGGGTGACGTGTCCGTGAATGGCGAGCTTGAGCAACGGCGTGGCCGACAACTGAAAGCTGGTGATCGGGTCCAAATGGGTGTCGACTCTGCCGAAGTTTCGGATTCTTTTCAGGCTGGGCACTAA
- a CDS encoding DUF6447 family protein, which yields MTSSSVSQDQNPILTFEGKRYDLNKLPDDLKELVRGMQVADAQLRMHEDTLKVLAVGRQSMAMQLNERLKDVTPLENAA from the coding sequence ATGACCAGCTCTTCCGTTTCCCAAGACCAGAATCCAATTCTGACTTTTGAAGGCAAACGCTACGACCTCAATAAGCTCCCAGATGATCTCAAAGAGCTCGTTAGAGGAATGCAGGTTGCTGATGCCCAACTCCGTATGCATGAGGACACCCTCAAAGTGCTCGCCGTTGGACGCCAGTCAATGGCCATGCAGCTCAACGAACGACTCAAGGACGTCACGCCTCTAGAGAACGCAGCCTGA